The following is a genomic window from Vicinamibacteria bacterium.
ATCATCAGTGGGGGCTCCAGTGTCATTCGCGATATTGCCGGAGACGAGGCTCCCCAACAGGTTCAGAGTACAGTTGATACACCGAATCCCGCCGCCCTCGCTAGTCGTACTGTTACCGGAAACGGTCGCACTCGAGAGCGTTAACTGGCCGGTGCTCTTGTAAATGCCGCCCCCCGATGTCGCCTGGTTGTTGGCGACGGTAGTATTCGAGATGGTGATATTGGACGCGACATTCGAGAAGACGCCGCCGCCGTCACCGGCAATCGTGCCGTGTCGGATTGTGACCCCACTGAACGTCACGGAAACTGCCGCAACAACGTCAAACACGCGATCGATCCCCGTACCGGGCGACACACCTGCTTGAATGATGCTTCCGCTGTTACCCTGGATCGTGAGGGCATCCGTTATGTCGAGGTCGCCGGTTGCCGAAGCATTCTCTCCCTGACCCATAATCGTCAAGGTGTACGTACTTCCCGGGGAGGCGAATGTGATCATGTCCGCGCCTGCCGCCGCGTTCGCGGCGATGATGGCTTCGCGCAGGGAGCAGTCTCCGATCGCGCAGCCATCCGGCGCCGGGTCGTCGGTCCTTGTGACCACGAAAGTTGTCTGCGCCAGCGCCGCGGTCGGCGCGACGACAAGCCAGATCAGTGCCGCGAGGACGGGTCCGGCTAGCCGGGAACCCAGACTCGCGCGACGTCGGCGCTCGATGATTCGATCGGACTGAATTCGCTGGCTGCGGCTTCGCATGATCTTCCCTCCCCGCGACACAATTAGACCGGCAAGACGTCTGTATATCGTCTTGACCCCCCTCTTGGCAAGTGGCGTAAATAGTGTGTTTTTCTCGTTCATATGCACGAACTTCCACAGCCTAGGCAGTGGGGCACCTCACACCTCCGAGTATGCTACCCTCCGGCGAATGATCATCGACGCGCACGCGCACGTTCTCGCCCCTCCCGAGCTCTACGCGTTCATGAATCGACTGATGGCGAGCCGTGGCGCCCACGGCTGGGCGGTCCCCGACATCCCCGACGAGGCCTACGAGAAACAAAACCGTCGGCTTCTCGGCATCATGGATCGTGTCGGGACGGACATGCAGCTCCTGTCTCCACGCCCGTTCCAGTCGTTCCACGCCGAGGAGCCCGCTTCGATGGTTTTCCAGTGGATGGGTCTCGTAAACGATGCGATCGAACGGATCTGTACGATGCATCCCGATCGATTTCGAGGCGTGGCCGGGCTCCCCGAAGCACCTCGAACGACTCCGAAAGACTGGCTGGACGAGGCGCGGCGATGCATCGAGGAAAAGGGGTTCGTTGGCGTTCTCCTCAACCCCGACCCGAGCGAGGGCATGAACGCAACCCCGACGCTCGGCGACGAGTGGTGGTACCCGCTCTACGAGTGGCTTCAGGCGAACGAAGTTCCCGCGCTGGTCCACTCGACGGCATGCCGCAACGGTCGCGAAGACTACAGTTCCCACTTCATCACCGAGGAGAGCATCGCCGTCCTTTCCCTGCTCCGCTCGCGCGTGCTCCTCGATTTCCCTCGGCTCAAGCTCGTCATCAGCCACGGCGGTGGCTCGGTGCCGTATCAGGTGGGTCGCTGGACGGCCGAGAGCGTCCATCCCCTGTTCAAACAGAATCGTGCCATCGATGAGCCCTTTTACGAGAGCATGAGGCGGCTCTACTATGACTCCTGCATCTATCACCAGGAGTCCATCGAGCTCCTCATCCGGCTCGTGGGCTCCGACCGCGTGCTCTTCGGGACGGAAAAGCCGGGAAGCGGCTCGGCTCCCGATCCGCGAACGGGTCGAGAGCTCGATGACCTGAAGCCCGTCGTGGAAAGCATCTCCTGGTTGACCGACGACGATCGCGAGCGGATCTTCGAGAAGAACGCCCGCACGGTCTACACCCGGATTGGATGATGGCCGACATCGTGCTCGGGATGGGCACGTCCCACACGCCGATGCTCTTCACGCCACCCGAGGACTGGCCGAAGTTCGAGACGAGAGACCGCTCGGCCACGCTTCTCGACCAGAACGGCGAGCCGAGGACGTTCGACGAGCTTCAGGCAGCCGCGCGAATCGACATTTCGGTCGATGGACAGCGCGACGCCTATCTCGCCTGCCAGAGGCACCTCGACCGGCTGGCCGCGGCGCTCGCCGAAAGCGAGCTCGATGTCGTCGTCATCATCGGAGACGATCAGAAGGAGCTCTTTCAGGATGAGAACCTTCCCGCGGTACTGGTCTACTGGGGTGAGACGATCGACAATAAATGCCGAGCCCCCAAATCGGGAGAGCCTGCGTGGTGGAGCGCGGCACTGGCGCATTACTACGGACGAGGCGGCGATGAGACCTTTCCCGTGGCCTCGGCGCTTGGGCTCCACCTCATCGAGACCTTGATGGAGCAAGACTTCGACGTGGCCCAGTCGAAGAAGCTGCCGAAAGACCAGGGAGAAGGTCACGCCTTCGGCTTCGTGCACGCGCGGCTCATGGAATACCGGCCGATCCCGGTGGTGCCCGTGTTCCTCAACACGTACTACCCTCCCAATCAGCCCACGCCAAAACGGTGCCTGCAGCTCGGCCGCGTGCTCCGAGACGCGGTGAGCGGATGGCGCGACGGCGCACGGGTTGGCGTGGTAGCCTCGGGAGGGCTCAGCCACTTCGTCATCGACGAGGAGCTGGATCGGGGCGTCCTCCGGG
Proteins encoded in this region:
- a CDS encoding right-handed parallel beta-helix repeat-containing protein, which encodes MNEKNTLFTPLAKRGVKTIYRRLAGLIVSRGGKIMRSRSQRIQSDRIIERRRRASLGSRLAGPVLAALIWLVVAPTAALAQTTFVVTRTDDPAPDGCAIGDCSLREAIIAANAAAGADMITFASPGSTYTLTIMGQGENASATGDLDITDALTIQGNSGSIIQAGVSPGTGIDRVFDVVAAVSVTFSGVTIRHGTIAGDGGGVFSNVASNITISNTTVANNQATSGGGIYKSTGQLTLSSATVSGNSTTSEGGGIRCINCTLNLLGSLVSGNIANDTGAPTDDGGGISAELASTVTIQNSAITSNQAGDQGGGVYIINTSTATISGTNIAGNSGGTGGNTGDGIAAGNTANVTVSLSRFHNNGTGFARQNTTTVVAMNNWWGCDGFPGAAGCDGVVNLDATHFDPRIDLRLIA
- a CDS encoding amidohydrolase family protein translates to MIIDAHAHVLAPPELYAFMNRLMASRGAHGWAVPDIPDEAYEKQNRRLLGIMDRVGTDMQLLSPRPFQSFHAEEPASMVFQWMGLVNDAIERICTMHPDRFRGVAGLPEAPRTTPKDWLDEARRCIEEKGFVGVLLNPDPSEGMNATPTLGDEWWYPLYEWLQANEVPALVHSTACRNGREDYSSHFITEESIAVLSLLRSRVLLDFPRLKLVISHGGGSVPYQVGRWTAESVHPLFKQNRAIDEPFYESMRRLYYDSCIYHQESIELLIRLVGSDRVLFGTEKPGSGSAPDPRTGRELDDLKPVVESISWLTDDDRERIFEKNARTVYTRIG
- a CDS encoding extradiol ring-cleavage dioxygenase; this encodes MMADIVLGMGTSHTPMLFTPPEDWPKFETRDRSATLLDQNGEPRTFDELQAAARIDISVDGQRDAYLACQRHLDRLAAALAESELDVVVIIGDDQKELFQDENLPAVLVYWGETIDNKCRAPKSGEPAWWSAALAHYYGRGGDETFPVASALGLHLIETLMEQDFDVAQSKKLPKDQGEGHAFGFVHARLMEYRPIPVVPVFLNTYYPPNQPTPKRCLQLGRVLRDAVSGWRDGARVGVVASGGLSHFVIDEELDRGVLRALGEGDAATLAALPREKLNSGTSEIRNWITMYGAAAHLTPEWIEYVPCYRTRAGTGTGCAFGLWK